CCTGAATTCCAGCGGGAAAATAATCACCCCCACCGGGGTGTCAACACTGCCCTGGGATTTTTTTTACCGTTTCCGCGCCCGGATGGGTCACCCCCAGGCCGCTCCCGCGCCCAATCCGGCCGCCGAACGCTCGTAGGAGTCGTTGCGCAGGATCTCCACGCCGTCGCGGCCGTAAAAAGCCGAAAGTTCGCCCAGCCGGGACAGGGCGGACTCGTCCAGCTGGCCGGGCAGCAGCCGCCAGGACCAGTTGCCGTTGGCCAGCCCCGGGGTGTTCATGCGTCCGCGTTCGTCCAGGGAGAGCAGATCCTGGGCCGTGACGATGGCGGTGTTCGCCGGACAGGACTGGGCCAGGCGGATGAGCGCCCAGGAGACGTCCTCCTCGCGGACTTCCGCGCCGAGGTAGCGCGCCAGCCGCGCCTTGTCGCCCGGTCCGGCGTCGGTGCGCAGCCAACCCCGGGCCGTGTTGTTGTCGTGGGTTCCCACGTAGACCACGCTGTTCTGTTCCTGGTTGTGCGGCGCGTCCGGGTTGTGGGCCAAGTCCGGGCCGAAGCAGAACTGGAGTATGTGCATGCCCGGGAATCCGAAGGAGTTCTTCAACTCCACCACGTCCGGGGTGATCACGCCCAGATCCTCGGCGATGATCGGAATCTCCCCGGCCTCCTCGCGCAGCCGTGAGAAGAGCGTTTCACCCGGGGCGAAGACCCATTTGCCGCGCACGGCGGTGGCCTCGGCCGCGTCGATCTCCCAGTAGGCCGCGAAGCCCCGGAAGTGGTCCAGGCGCACCCGACCGAAGAGCCCGAAGTTGTGCCGCAGCCGGGCGATCCACCAGGAGAAGCCCTGGGCCTCGGCGGTCCGCCAGTCGTAGACCGGGTTGCCCCAGCGCTGACCCGTGGCGCTGAAATAGTCCGGCGGCACCCCGGCCACCACCAGGGGGTCGCCCCGCTCGTCCAGGCGGAACAGCTCCTGGCGGCTCCAGACGTCCGCCGAGTCGTAGGTCACGTAGATCGGCGCGTCGCCGACGAGCTCCACTGAGAGTTCCCGGGCCCGATCCTTGAGCCGTCCCCACTGGCGGAAGAACTGTCTCTGGCAGAACTTTTCGAACAGGATGTCGCGGGCCAGTTCCTGGCCCCAATGGCGCAGGGCCTCCTCGCGCCGGGCGCGCAGATCTTCGGGCCAGAGGTTCCAGGCCGCGCCATTGAAACGGCGCTTGGCGGCCATGAACAGGGCGAAGTCGTTGAGCCAGTGGGCGTTGTCCTCCAGGAAGCGTTGGAACGCGGTATCGTCCAGGAGCCCGGCTTCGGCCCGTTCGAAGGCGCGCCAGAGCAGTCCCCGGCGAGCCAATGTGGCGGTTTCGAAGTCCGCGTGGGGCGTCGCCGGCAGGCGCGCGCCATCCAGCTCCTGGCCACTGAGCAGGCCATCCTCGCGCAGAAAGTCCGGGCTGATGAGCAGGGTGTGCCCGGCGAAGGCCGAATAGGAGGAGTAGGGCGAGTTGCCCAGGCCGGGTTCGGTTGGTCCCAGGGGCAGCATCTGCCAGTGGCGCTGGCCGCCGCGGGCCAGGAGGTCCAGGAAGCGATGGGCCTCGGGCCCCATGTCGCCCACGCCGAAGGGCGAGGGCAGGGAGGTGAGATGCAGGAGAAGACCGCTGCCGCGAATCATGGGGGCCTCCTTGTTCGGCATGAACATTTTTCATTATGCCAAGTCCGAGGGGAAGCTGTAAAGCGCGGCCCGCGACGGGAAAAATTCTTGAAACGGTAACAGGCCCGTCACCCCGGGCCGCATCCGCGATGGTAGTTTCCCCCAACCTCAAAAAAGGGGGATCGCATGGCCGAGAACCGAACCGATCGACTCTTCGAGCTTCCCGCCCTGTTTCACGACCCCGTGCGCCGGGCCCTGTTCTCCTTCGTCAAGCGTCCCGTCTCGCGCATGCTGCGCCTGAAGACCTTGAACCGTCTCTACTCCGTGGCCGTGGACCCGGCCTGCTCCGCCGAGGACGCCCCTCGCTTCGTGAGCCGGGCCTTGGACACCCTGGGCGTGGTCCGCCGCGTGGGCCCCGCCGATCTGGCGCGCATCCCGGCGACCGGCCCGCTGGTGGTGGTGGCCAACCACCCCTACGGCGTGGTCGAGGGGCTGGCCTTGTTGGAGCTGCTGGGGGCCGTGCGGCCGGACGTGAAGGTCATGGCCAACTTCCTGCTGGGCCTTGTGCCGGAAATCCGGGACCAGCTCATCGGCGTGGACCCCTTCGGCGCGCCCGGGGCCGAGGGCCGCAGCTTGGCCGGGCTCAAGCAGGCCATTCGCTGGGTGCGTGACGGCCACGTGCTGGCCGTGTTCCCGGCCGGGGAGGTGGCCAGCCTCAAGCTGACCAAGTTCCTGGTGGCCGACCCGGACTGGCACCCCGGCGTGGCCGGGATCGTGCGCAGCACCAAGGCCCCGGTGCTGCCGGTCTTCTTCCGGGGGCGCAACAGCAATCTCTTCCAGGCCGCCGGGCTGATCCATCCGCGTCTGCGCACGGCCATGCTTCCGCGCGAGACGGTCAAGCTGCGCAAGGGCGAGGTGGAGGCCGCCGTGGGCCGGGTCATTCCCTTCGACAAGCTGGAAGGTTTCGGCTCCAACCGCGAGATGATCGACTACCTGCGTTTCCGGACCTATCTGCTCAAGCGCCGCGCCGGGAAGGCCAAGGGCGGGCGCGCTGGAGCCCCGGCCCGGCTCAAGCCCCTGGCTCGGGCCGGGAACCCGGCGAAACTGCGCCGCGAGGTGGAGAGCCTGCCTCCCTCGGCCTTGTTGGCCGAGTCCGGGGCCTTCCAGGTCTTCGCCGCCGAGGCCCGGGACATTCCCGGGGTGCTGGCCGAGATCGGACGACTTCGCGAACTGACCTTCCGGGGGGTGGGCGAGGGCACGGGCCGGGCCGCCGACCTGGACCGCTTCGACAATTCATACACCCACCTCCTCCTTTGGAACCGCGAGAACTCCGAGGCCGCCGGGGCATATCGCTTCGGCCGCACCGACGCGATCCTGGCCCGGCACGGCGTGGGCGGGCTCTATACGAGCACGCTCTTCCACTATCGCCCGGGTCTGTTGGAGCGGCTCTCCCCGGCCCTGGAACTGGGGCGTTCCTTCGTGGTTCCCTGGCATCAGAAGAGCTACCAGCCGCTGCTGCTCATGTGGAAGGGCCTGGCCGCCTGGATCGCGCGCAATCCGCGCTACCGCACCCTGTTCGGCTGCGTGAGCGTGTCGGGGGAGTATGACGCGGTGTCCCGCGAACTCATCGTGGAGTTCCTCTCGCGCCACGCTCTGCTGCCCGGTCTCTCGGCCCTTGTGAGGCCGCGCCGTCCGCCGCTGCTCAAGGCCGTGCGCCGTCTGGACGGGAGTTTTCCCGAACTGGCCTTCCGCGACCTGGAGGACGTCTCGGCCCTGGTGGAGGACGTGGAGGGCGGCCGGGGCATCCCGGTGCTCCTGCGCCAGTATCTCAAGCTCGGCGGCAAGCTTCTGGGCTTCAATGAAGACCCGGACTTCGGCGACTGCATGGACGGGCTCATCCTGGTGGATCTCCTGGACACGGACCCGCGTGTGCTGACCCGCTTCATGGGCGCGGAGGAGGCCAGGGCCTTCCTGGCCTTCCATCGCGACGGAGGTGGGCTCACTCCCCGCGCCGCTGCCTAAGTGCCCGCGATGGTCAAAAAAAGCCCCCGCCCGGAGAACCGGACGGGGGCTTTTCGTCGCGTCGGTGGGACGTCAGGCGTTCATGGCCTCGCGTACGCTGGCCGCGAACGCGTCCACCTGCTCGTCCGTGGTGTCGAATGAGGTCATCCAGCGCACCTCCAGGGGCTCCTCGCGCCAGATATAGAAGTAGTAGCGTTCCAACAGCCGCTCCACGGCCTGACGGGGCAGGCTGGCGAAGACCGCGTTGGTCTGCACCGCGCGGTTGATGGTCACGCCCGGGATGCGGTCCACCTGCTCGGCCAGGCGGCGGGCCGCCCGGTTGGCGTTCTTCGCGTTCTCCAGCCAGAGGCCGTCGCGCAGGTAGCGCTCGAACTGGGCCGTGACGAAACGCATCTTGGCCACCAGCTGCATGCCCTGCTTGCGCACATAGCGGAAGTCCCGGCCCAGGTCCGGGTTGAGGAAGATCACTGCCTCGCCCATGAGCATGCCGTTCTTGGTCCCGCCGAAGGAGAGCACGTCCACGCCCAGGTCCGTGGTCATCTCCCGGAAGCCCAGGCCCAGGGCCGCGCAGGCGTTGGCCAGGCGCGCGCCGTCCATGTGCAGGATGAGGTCGTTCTTGTGGCAGAAGTCCGCCAGGGTCTTGATTTCCTCTGGGGAGTAGAGAGTCCCCAGCTCGGTGCACTGGGTGATCTGGACCACGCGGGGCTGGCTGTGGTGCACGTAGCCCTTGTGTTGGAGATGGGGCCGCAGGGCCTGCACGTCGATCTTCCCCGAGGCCGAGGGGATGGGCACCACCTTGATGCCGCCGAAGGCTTCCGGCGCACCGCATTCATCCACGTGGATGTGGGCCAGGTCGGAGCAGAGCACGGACTGCCAGGTCTGGGTCACGGAGCGCAGGCCGAGCACGTTGGCGGCCGTGCCCGTGACCACGTAGTGGATGCGGGCGCGTGGGCCGAAGTGCTCCCGGAACAGCTCGTCCACGTGGATGCTCAGGGGGTCGTCGCCGTAGCTCTTGGCCATGCCTTCGTTGGCCTCGGCCAGGGCTTCCAGGATCGCCGGGTGGGCCCCGGAATTGTTGTCGCTGGCGAAGGAGCGCAGGGGCTCGCCGAAACGTCCGGTCATCGTTCGTATCCTTTGAGCCTCGCGGTGGCTTCCTCGATGTCGATGGCCACCACGGCGGTCTGGGCGAGAATTTTTTCGTCGTAGGGAAAGTCGTCCGAACCCGCGTACTTGCGCATGATCAGGCCCAGGCCGCGCCGCTTTTCCCCGGGATCGTCCACGAAGCGCGGCAGGCCTCGGCCATGGACGCCGCGGAAACGCCAGCCCCACTGGCAGGCCCGTTCGCCGCGCTTGATCTCCAGATCCACCTCGGCGGCGAAGGCCACGGGCGCGCCCGTTCCCAGGGCCCGGGCCTTGCGGCCCTCCTTGCCGGAATGGAAATAGATGGTCCGTCCTTCCAGGGCGAAGTTCACCGTCACGCAGTAGGGGCCGTCCCCGTCCACGAGGGCCAGGTGCAGGACTTCGGCGCGGTCCAGGATGTCCGCCACCAGGGCGGGATCGTGCTGCACGCTTTTGCGCATGGAGTCTCCTTCGGCCTTGCAAACCAGCCGGGCGATGCATACCTTCTCCCTTCCGAAAAGGGAACAGCGGCCGCGAGCCTTTTCCAGCCGGGAAACAGCGCGGCCGGGGAGAATGAATCCGCATGAAGTCCTGTGTGTTGCTGCTCGTCGACGATCCCGAAACCGAACCGGCGTCCTCGCGGCTGGCCGCCGAAACCTCGCCGGAGACCGCCGTCGCCCTGCGCCGGGCCATGGTCGAGGACATGCTCGACATGCTCCGCTGGAGCGAGAGCGAGGTCATCGTCTGCCGCGCCCCGGAGTTCGACGAGGCGCGCTGCCGGGCCTGGCTCGGAGACCGTCCGCTGTGGACCCAGAAGGGCAAGGACCGCTCCGCCCGGCGGGCCAACGCCCTGCGCCGGGCCCTGACCATCAAGGATTTCGACCGGGCCCTGGTTCTGGACGCCGACATTCCGCAGCTGGACGACGAAACCGTGCGCCGGGCCCTCAAGGGCCTGGAGTGGAACACCTGCGTTCTGGCTCCCGCCCGGGGCGGCTTTTCCCTGGCGGGCTTCGACCGTGAGGGTTTCCTGCCGGACATGTTCAGCCACGTGCCCGCCGAGGAACCGGACGCCCTGCGCCGCAGCCTCAACGTGCTGGAAATCTACCGCCGACAGCCCACGCTTCTGGACGAGCTGGCCGGGGTGGCCTGTCTGGACGACCTGCGCCGCCTGGCCGACAATCCGCCTCGGCACATGACGAGATCCCGGGCGCTGGCCCTGTTTCGGCGACTGGCCGCTCAGTAGTCCAGCAGGGTCAGGCGCGGGTCGCTTCCCGTGGGGTGCTTGCGACGGAAGCGCACCTCGTCGTGGCCCACGCCGTGGCGGAAGGAGAAGTCCCAGGCCCCTCCCGAGCCGAAGCCGCTGATGATCTCGGCCTTGATGCCCGCGCGGATGCGGAAGACCAGCTCCTCTTCCCCAGTTTCGGCCAGATGCGCGACCATGGCCGGAACCAGGCCGCAGGAAACGTGGCTCAGATCGATTTCACGGGACATACGGCCTCACTTTCCAATGCAGAAGCGGTTGAAGATGGCCTCCAGCACGTCCTGGGCCGCGATTTCGCCGGTGATTTCGGCGAGGATCGCGCAGGCCGCGTCCAGGCGCACCCCGAGCAGGTCGTAGGGCAGCCCCCCGGCGGCGTCGACGGCCAGTTCAGCCAGTTCCGCGCGGGCCCGGCGCAAGGCTTCGGCTTGGCGCAGGTTCGGGGCCACGGTGTCGGGCTCGGGTTCGGGCGTCGAGGCCGCCAGGCGTTCCCGCAACCGCGCGGCCAGGGCCTCCAGGCCCGCGCCGGTCCTGGCCGAAACGGCCGCGACCTCGAAGCGATCGGCCAGTTCCGTTCCGGGCCAGGGCTCGACCCGGGGCAGATCGTCCTTGTTCACCACCACCAGGGTCCGTTCCGCTGAAAGCTCGTCCGCGGCCTGGCGCTCCTCGTCGCTGAGCGGCGCATCGCCGCCGACCACGAAGAGCACGAGGTCCGCCCCCCGGGCCAGCTCTCCGGCCCGCTCCAAACCGGCCCGTTCCACCGGGCTTTCGGTTCGGCGCAGTCCGGCGGTGTCCACCAGGCGCACGGGCAGGCCGTCCAGGTCGAGCAGCTCCTCCAGCCAGTCCCGGGTGGTGCCCGGGATGTCCGTGACGATGGCCCGCTCCCGGCCCGCCAGGGCGTTCAGCAGGCTGGACTTGCCCGCGTTGACCCGGCCGCGCAGGACCGCCAGCGCACCCTCGCGCCAGGCCCGGGTCCGCTCCACCCCGGCCAGCAGCGCGTCCAGGGCGGCCAGCCCGCGTTCCACGACCTCGGCCAGCCGGTCCGGCGGCAGGCAGTCCACGTCCTCCTCGGGAAAGTCCACGGCCAGACAGAGCTGGGCCTTGAGCTCCTCCAACTCCGCGCGCAGGGCGGCCACCCGGCGGCCCAGGACGCCCGAGAGCTTGACCTGGGCCAGCTGCGCGGCGGCCCGAGTGGGCGCGGCGATGGCCTCGGCCACGGCCTCGGCCTGGGTCAGGTCGAGGCGTCCGTTGCGCCAAGCCCGGTAGCTGAACTCCCCGCGCCGCGCCGGGCGCGCCCCCTGGCGGCAGCACTCGGCCAGCACCGCTCCGGGCAGGGCCAGGCCGCCGTGGCAGTGGATTTCTGCCGTGTCCTCGCCGGTGAACGAGCCGGGGCCGGGCATGAATACGGCCAAGACCTCATCCAGAATGACTCCGGCGGCGTCCAGGACATGGCCGTGGTGCAGGGTGGAGGGACGGAAATCCTTGAAATCCGGCCTTGTGGGCCGGAAGAGGCGGCGCAGCACGGCGCGGCTCTCCGGGCCGGAGAGCCGGACGATGGCCACGCCTCCCTGTCCGGGCGGGGTGGCGACGGCGACGATGGTGTCGATGGAGCCGGTGAGCGTCATACAGCCGGAGTCATAAGCCGGGCGCGCCGTCAAGGCAACGGCCGGGCAGGGGAGAGAGGGGGCGGAAAAAGCGGCGCGGGACGTCTGGACATCCCGCGCCGCTTGAAGAGTTTATTTCCCGTTGCGCCGCTTGGGCACGATGAGGACTCGCTTCATGGGGCCCTCGCCCTTGCTGCGGGTGAACACGGTCTCGTTCTCCTGCAGGGTCACGTGGACCACCCGGCGGTGATAGGAACTGAGGGGTTTGGTGCTCTGGGTGCGGCCCGTGGCGTCGGCCTTCTCGGCCAGGTGCAGGGCCATCTGCCGCAGCTTCTCGTCCTGACGCTCGCGGTACTCGCCGGTGTCGATCTGTACGCGCACCGAGCATTGCATGCGCCGGGCCACGATGCGGTTGAGCAGGTATTGCAGGGAGGCCAGGGTCTGGCCCTCGCGGCCGATGATCAGGCCCGAGTTCTCTTCGTCCTCGATGAAGACGTTCACCCTGTCCGGGATGATCTCCAGGTTCAGCTTGGGCTCGGGGATCATGGGCTCCAGGAGCTTGAGCAGCGTCTCGCGCACGGCCTGCTCCAAGAGTTGGGGATCCAGGGTGGTCATGTCCACCTTGGGCAGACCTTCCTCGACGTCCTCGGTCTCGCCGTTGTCCTGGGGCGCTGGCCGTTCGGCCTTCTCGGGCCGCGGCTGGCGTTGGCGCTCGGGGCGGCGTTCCCGGTCGCCGCCGCGGCGGCGGTCACGGCGGCCGCGCTCACGTTCCTGGCGGGGCTCCCTGGGCTTGTCCGCGCGGGGTTCGGCGGCCGCCTGGGGCTGGAAGTCGGGCTGCGCATCCTCGGGCTCGTCGGCGAGGTGCGCGTCGGCGATGGGCGCGGGTGCGGGGATGACGTCCTCGCGCGGGGCGAAGGCGGGCCGGTAGGGGGCCTGCCGGGGAGTCTCCGGCCGCTGGGGAGCCTCCGGGATGTCGATGCGCGGGGCTTCGGCGCGGGGAGTCTCGCGCGGCCGCTGGGGTTCGGGTCTGGGCGTTTCGGCCTTGGACTCCGCCCTGGGCTTCGGTTCGGGCTTGGGCTCCTCACGGCCGGGGGCCATGTCCTGCAAGGAGATGGCCTTGCGCGGGCGGGCCTTGATGGCCGCCTTCTTCACTCCCACCAGGCCGAAGATGCCGGTGGAGCCGCCTCCGATGATCTCGATCTCCAGTTTGTCGCGATTCAGGTCATAGTGTCTGCATGCGGCCTCGATGGCCTCGTCCAGGTTCTTGCCCTGGAACTCCTTGAACTCGTTCATGTGGTTCCTCGCTTCCGTCAGCGCTCCGCGATCCACTCGGTCGTCCGTCCGCCTATTTCTTCTGGGCGCGGATCATCCACCACTGCTGGGCGATGGACAGGACGTTGTTGACCAGCCAGTACACAACCAGGCCCGAGGGGAAGTTCAGGAAGAGGAAGGTGAACACCACGGGCATGAACATCATGATCTTGGCCTGTGTGGGGTCTCCGGTGGAGGGGGTCATCTTCTGCTGAATGAACATGGTGGCGCCCATGATCAGCGGAGTGACGTAGTAGGGGTCCTTGGCCGAGAGGTCGGCCAGCCAGATCAGGTCCGTGAACGGCACATGGGCGATGAAGGGCGCGTGGCGCAGTTCCACGGCTCCGAGCAGGGCCTTGTACAGGCCGAAGAACACGGGGATCTGGACGACCATCGGCAGGCACCCGCCCAGGGGGCTGACCTTGTAGGTCTTGTGCAGGTGCATGATCTCCTGGTTGAGGCGCTGCTTGTCGTCCCCGTACTTCTCCCGGAGCTTCTGGATCATGGGCTGGAGCTTCTTCATCTGCTCCATGGACTTGTAGCTCTTCTGCGACAGGGGCCAGAAGATGAGCTTGATGAGCACGGTCAGGAGGATGATGGCCAGACCGTAGTTGTGCACGAACTGATAGAACCAGTTGAGGATCCAGAGCAGAGGCACGGCCAGCAGATGGAACCAGCCGAAGTCCACGGCCGAGCCCAGATTGGCGGGCATGGTGGACAGGATGCCTCGATCCATGGGGCCCAGGTAGTAGGAGCAGTGCAGCGTCTTGGCCGCGCCGGCCTCCACCTGGAGGTCCTGGTCCACGGCCAGGCGGTAGACGCCGTCCTGGAGCATGGCCTTGAGCGTGGCCTGCTCGGTCTGGGGCAGCAGCGCGAAGATGAAGTAGTTGCTGTTGATGGTGGCCCAGTTGAGCGGCCCGGATTCGGACACGCCCTTCTCCAGGTCGCCCTTTTCCTTCTCGGTCATGCTCTTCTTGTCGAAGAGATACTCGACCCGCGTGGGGTTGTAGCTGTCGCTCGCGCCGGAGAGGGTCTTGCTGGCGGCGGTGAAGCTCATGCGGGTCTGAACCGGAGTTCCGCCGAGGTTGGTCAGGGTCAGCTCCTCGCGCACGAGGTAGCTGCCTGCCTGGAAGGTGAGTTTGCGTTCGATGCGGAATCCGGCGGAGTCGCCCACGAAGGTCAGGGTCTTGGTCTCGCCGTCGGCCAGCGTCAGATCGCCGGCCGGAGCGCCCCACTGGCCCATGTGCCAGGTGGGCACGCCGCCCAGGATGATGCCCAGGGGGGCCTTGACGCGGGCGTCGCCGACCATGTCCACGGTTCGGGAGTCGGGTCGGATGTCTTCCTTGAAGCGCTCCAGGGAGAAGCGCTCGAGCACGCCGCCGGAGGAATTGAGCACGGCGGTGAAGAGCGGAGTCTTCACGGTCACGGCGCGGCCCGGGACCGGCGCGTAGTCGGCCACGGGGGCCGGGGGAATCTGCTGGGCCGGGGCCGGGGCGGCTTCCTGCTTCTGTTCGGCCGCCGGGGGCGGGGTCGTGGGCTTCGGCGGCGGGAACATGTACTGCCAGCCGAAGAGCACGGCGAAGGAGAGAACCAGGGCGATGATGACGCGTTTGTTGTCCATGGATCAGCTCGCTTTACTGTTGCGGAAGGCTTGAATGAAGCGCGGCGGGACGGGGTCGTAGCCCCCGGCGCACCAGGGCTGGCAGCGGAGGACGCGCCAGACGGCCAGGACGGACCCCTTGAACGCGCCGTGAGCCAGGACGGCTTGGCGGGCGTATTCCGAACACGACGGAGTGAACCTGCACGCGGGAGGCAGGAGCGGCGCGAGGAACTTCTGATAGATCCAAATGAGCCCCAGGGCTATGGAGCGCATGCCTTCTTCTCCCGGTCCGGCCCGCGTCCGCCGTTTCCCGTCAGGCGGGTCAGAAGCGGGGCCAGTTCCAGGGTGGCGACGGCAAGTGTCAGCCGATCCGCGTCAAGCGATCTCTTGGGCACGAGCACGATGTCCAGTGGCCCGGAGATTCGATCCTGATGGAGCCGGAAAAACTCTCGCACCACCCGTTTGATGCGGTTGCGAACCACCGCCCGCCCCATCTTCCGGCTTACGGCCATACCCAGGCGAAACTGCCTGGGCCCGTCGGGCCGCGCGGAGACGAACAGAAGAAAACTCTTGGAGGAGAATTTCCGTCCCTGTCCGAAACAGCGGGAAAACTCGGGACTCTTGCGGAGGCGGCGTTCCCTCGACCAGGTCAGGCGGCTAATCTCTGGCGCCCCTTCTGGCGGCGGCGGCGCAGGATGGCGCGGCCGTTCTTGGTGCGGGACCGGACGAGGAAGCCGTGGGTCCGCTTCCTTCTCGTCTTGCTCGGCTGGTAGGTTCTCTTGGACATATGGGTGCTCCTCGTGAGATGAATTTCGTTGAGTGAACAAGGCTGAACAAAGCCATATAGCCCTTGAACGCGTCGTCGTCAAGGACCATGGCCCCGTCCGGGGTGCATCCCGCCCGATGCTTCCCGCCGCCCGTCATCTCTGCTACCTTCCATGCCCATGAGCGGGCCCCGCGTCAAGCACCCGGCTCTTGCGGTCGGGCCCGGGAGAGCGGGACGCCGCCCCTCCGCCCATGAAGGAGATCGACATGCGCGAACCCATCGACAAGTATTGGTCCCGGCGTCTGGACGACGTGGCCGAAGCACTCGACGACAACGGTTTCGAGGTCTTCCGCGCGACCTGCGAGGAGGATGTGCGGCGCATCGCCCTGTCCGAGATCCTGCCCGCGCTGGGGCCCCGGACGGTCAGCTTCGGCGGCTCCACCACCGTGGTCTCCAGCGGGCTGTACCAGGCGCTCAAGGACTCCATCGGCTGCGAGGTGCTGGACGTCTTCGACAAGAGCCTGTCCGAGCCGGACAAACTGGAATTGCGCCGCCGGGCCCTGACCTGCGACCTGTTCGTCACCGGCACGAACGCCCTCACCGAAGCCGGCCAGCTGGTGAACCTGGACATGATCGGCAACCGGGTGGCGGCACTGACCTTCGGCCCCCGGAATGTGCTCGTGGTGCTGGGCCGCAACAAGCTCGTGGCCGACCTTTCGGCGGCAATGCGCCGGGTCAAGGACTACGCCGCGCCGGTGAACGCCTCCCGGCTGGCCAAGAAGACGCCTTGCGTCAAGACCGCCCGCTGCATGGACTGCAACAGCCCGGAGCGGATCTGCAACGTCTGGACGATCACCGAGAAGTCCTTCCCCAAGGGCCGGATCAAGATCATCCTGGTGAACCAGGATCTGGGGTTCTAGGGTGAAGGACTACACGAAAGTCGGCCGAAACTACCGCGAGTCCGTAATCCCCGAGGAGGGGGAACGGGTCTTTCAGGTGGTCATCGAGGAATCCGACCTCTTCGTGGTGGCCCGGCGCGACCTTTCGGCCGAGGTGGCCGACTGTCTGCGCGAACTGCGCGGGGAACTGAAGAGCCAGATCCTCCTGCACCGGGATTTCCTGACCAGTCTGGTCCCCCTGCCGACCCCGCCCGGAGCCCCGGAGATCGTCCGGCGCATGTGCGAGGGGGCCCGGGCCTGCGGCGTGGGCCCCATGGCGGCGGTGGCCGGGAGCGTGGCCCAGATGGTCTGTGAGCGTTTCGTGTCCGAGAGTCCGGACATCATCGTGGAGAACGGCGGGGACATCTTCCTCTGCTCCACGCGGGAGCGGGTGGTGGGCCTGCTGGCCGAACCCGAGTCCGGGGCCCGGCTGGGCCTGCGCATCCCGGCCGGGGAATTCCCCACCAGCCTGTGCTCCTCCTCGGGCCGCATCGGCCATTCGCTGAGCCTGGGGCATGGCGACCTCGTCACGGTGCGGGCCGATTCCGGAGCCCTGGCCGACGCCGCGGCCACGGCGCTCTGCAACCGGCTGAAGACGGCCCGCGACCTGGAGGCGGTGCTGGATGGGGCGCGGGAACTGGCCCCCGCCGGTGTGCTCGGGGTCTTCGCCCAGATGGGCGGCCGGGTGGCGGCCTGGGGCCGGATGGAACTGGTGGCCCTGTAGGACTCTCAGTCCTTCTTCGTCATGATCTTTTCGAGGAAGTCCGGGTCCAGGATGCGGATGACGCGCTTGGCCACGTCGTGGTC
This is a stretch of genomic DNA from Desulfovibrio aminophilus DSM 12254. It encodes these proteins:
- a CDS encoding pyridoxamine 5'-phosphate oxidase family protein, with the protein product MRKSVQHDPALVADILDRAEVLHLALVDGDGPYCVTVNFALEGRTIYFHSGKEGRKARALGTGAPVAFAAEVDLEIKRGERACQWGWRFRGVHGRGLPRFVDDPGEKRRGLGLIMRKYAGSDDFPYDEKILAQTAVVAIDIEEATARLKGYER
- a CDS encoding lysophospholipid acyltransferase family protein; this translates as MAENRTDRLFELPALFHDPVRRALFSFVKRPVSRMLRLKTLNRLYSVAVDPACSAEDAPRFVSRALDTLGVVRRVGPADLARIPATGPLVVVANHPYGVVEGLALLELLGAVRPDVKVMANFLLGLVPEIRDQLIGVDPFGAPGAEGRSLAGLKQAIRWVRDGHVLAVFPAGEVASLKLTKFLVADPDWHPGVAGIVRSTKAPVLPVFFRGRNSNLFQAAGLIHPRLRTAMLPRETVKLRKGEVEAAVGRVIPFDKLEGFGSNREMIDYLRFRTYLLKRRAGKAKGGRAGAPARLKPLARAGNPAKLRREVESLPPSALLAESGAFQVFAAEARDIPGVLAEIGRLRELTFRGVGEGTGRAADLDRFDNSYTHLLLWNRENSEAAGAYRFGRTDAILARHGVGGLYTSTLFHYRPGLLERLSPALELGRSFVVPWHQKSYQPLLLMWKGLAAWIARNPRYRTLFGCVSVSGEYDAVSRELIVEFLSRHALLPGLSALVRPRRPPLLKAVRRLDGSFPELAFRDLEDVSALVEDVEGGRGIPVLLRQYLKLGGKLLGFNEDPDFGDCMDGLILVDLLDTDPRVLTRFMGAEEARAFLAFHRDGGGLTPRAAA
- a CDS encoding DUF2064 domain-containing protein; this encodes MKSCVLLLVDDPETEPASSRLAAETSPETAVALRRAMVEDMLDMLRWSESEVIVCRAPEFDEARCRAWLGDRPLWTQKGKDRSARRANALRRALTIKDFDRALVLDADIPQLDDETVRRALKGLEWNTCVLAPARGGFSLAGFDREGFLPDMFSHVPAEEPDALRRSLNVLEIYRRQPTLLDELAGVACLDDLRRLADNPPRHMTRSRALALFRRLAAQ
- the mnmE gene encoding tRNA uridine-5-carboxymethylaminomethyl(34) synthesis GTPase MnmE translates to MTLTGSIDTIVAVATPPGQGGVAIVRLSGPESRAVLRRLFRPTRPDFKDFRPSTLHHGHVLDAAGVILDEVLAVFMPGPGSFTGEDTAEIHCHGGLALPGAVLAECCRQGARPARRGEFSYRAWRNGRLDLTQAEAVAEAIAAPTRAAAQLAQVKLSGVLGRRVAALRAELEELKAQLCLAVDFPEEDVDCLPPDRLAEVVERGLAALDALLAGVERTRAWREGALAVLRGRVNAGKSSLLNALAGRERAIVTDIPGTTRDWLEELLDLDGLPVRLVDTAGLRRTESPVERAGLERAGELARGADLVLFVVGGDAPLSDEERQAADELSAERTLVVVNKDDLPRVEPWPGTELADRFEVAAVSARTGAGLEALAARLRERLAASTPEPEPDTVAPNLRQAEALRRARAELAELAVDAAGGLPYDLLGVRLDAACAILAEITGEIAAQDVLEAIFNRFCIGK
- a CDS encoding threonine aldolase family protein; amino-acid sequence: MTGRFGEPLRSFASDNNSGAHPAILEALAEANEGMAKSYGDDPLSIHVDELFREHFGPRARIHYVVTGTAANVLGLRSVTQTWQSVLCSDLAHIHVDECGAPEAFGGIKVVPIPSASGKIDVQALRPHLQHKGYVHHSQPRVVQITQCTELGTLYSPEEIKTLADFCHKNDLILHMDGARLANACAALGLGFREMTTDLGVDVLSFGGTKNGMLMGEAVIFLNPDLGRDFRYVRKQGMQLVAKMRFVTAQFERYLRDGLWLENAKNANRAARRLAEQVDRIPGVTINRAVQTNAVFASLPRQAVERLLERYYFYIWREEPLEVRWMTSFDTTDEQVDAFAASVREAMNA
- the malQ gene encoding 4-alpha-glucanotransferase; translated protein: MIRGSGLLLHLTSLPSPFGVGDMGPEAHRFLDLLARGGQRHWQMLPLGPTEPGLGNSPYSSYSAFAGHTLLISPDFLREDGLLSGQELDGARLPATPHADFETATLARRGLLWRAFERAEAGLLDDTAFQRFLEDNAHWLNDFALFMAAKRRFNGAAWNLWPEDLRARREEALRHWGQELARDILFEKFCQRQFFRQWGRLKDRARELSVELVGDAPIYVTYDSADVWSRQELFRLDERGDPLVVAGVPPDYFSATGQRWGNPVYDWRTAEAQGFSWWIARLRHNFGLFGRVRLDHFRGFAAYWEIDAAEATAVRGKWVFAPGETLFSRLREEAGEIPIIAEDLGVITPDVVELKNSFGFPGMHILQFCFGPDLAHNPDAPHNQEQNSVVYVGTHDNNTARGWLRTDAGPGDKARLARYLGAEVREEDVSWALIRLAQSCPANTAIVTAQDLLSLDERGRMNTPGLANGNWSWRLLPGQLDESALSRLGELSAFYGRDGVEILRNDSYERSAAGLGAGAAWG